The following are encoded together in the Triticum dicoccoides isolate Atlit2015 ecotype Zavitan chromosome 6B, WEW_v2.0, whole genome shotgun sequence genome:
- the LOC119324915 gene encoding alpha-1,3-arabinosyltransferase XAT3-like, giving the protein MKSTRNLSRGDGRRLGNASLIAFMLASLVLLSVIRTRLSPMEKTGDAIKAEERQGMNKGNVKMEVAHEAVVTTPDSAAEEEEEEEETPPIPADTSTGGGVSVPAPVSTNTTPVPVAVIDRQGKPVCYESGRRSDTCEAAGDVRVQGRSQTIQVRPLDREWKVKPYCRKQDAYALSHVKEWTLRPLSGGGPHCTVNSSATAFVLSTGGFTGNLFHDYTDVLVPAFITAHRFRGEVQFLVSTFKSWWTNRYLEIFQRLSKYEVIDIDNDDEVRCYGSVVVGPTFHKELGVDASKTPTGASMVDFRAMLRGAFGLSRAAAEPSGDRWDIRRRPRLLIISRKNSRAFLNERAMADMAMSLGYDVRVGEPDTNTEVSRFTRLVNSADVMVGVHGAGLTNMLFLPTGAVLIQVIPYGGLEWLARGTFEEPSKDMQLHYIGYKIQLDETTLSEQYPKDHPVLTDPLSIHKQGWEALKTVYLEKQNVRPHLGRLKLTFLEALKLLPHGRQAKANN; this is encoded by the exons ATGAAGTCTACCAGGAACCTGTCGAGAGGGGACGGGCGGCGGCTGGGGAATGCGTCGCTCATCGCCTTCATGCTCGCGTCCCTCGTCCTGCtctccgtcatcaggacgaggctcTCCCCCATGG AGAAGACAGGGGACGCCATCAAAGCAGAGGAGAGGCAGGGGATGAACAAGGGAAACGTCAAGATGGAGGTCGCTCATGAAGCTGTGGTCACAACTCCGGATTCAGCTG cggaggaggaggaggaggaggaagaaactccGCCCATACCTGCCGACACGTCGACCGGGGGTGGCGTGAGCGTGCCCGCGCCCGTGAGCACAAACACCACGCCCGTCCCCGTCGCTGTCATAGACCGCCAGGGCAAGCCGGTGTGCTACGAGTCGGGCCGGCGGTCGGACACGTGCGAGGCCGCCGGCGACGTGCGCGTGCAGGGCCGCAGCCAGACCATCCAGGTCCGGCCGCTGGACCGGGAATGGAAGGTGAAGCCGTACTGCCGGAAGCAGGACGCCTACGCGCTGTCGCACGTCAAGGAGTGGACCCTCCGGCCGCTCTCCGGCGGCGGCCCGCATTGCACGGTCAACAGCTCCGCGACGGCCTTCGTGCTCTCCACCGGCGGGTTCACCGGCAACCTGTTCCACGACTACACGGACGTGCTCGTCCCGGCGTTCATCACGGCGCACCGGTTCCGCGGCGAGGTCCAGTTCCTGGTGAGCACCTTCAAGTCGTGGTGGACCAACAGGTACCTGGAGATCTTCCAGCGGCTGAGCAAGTACGAGGTGATCGACATCGACAACGACGACGAGGTCCGGTGCTACGGGAGCGTGGTGGTCGGGCCGACGTTCCACAAGGAGCTGGGCGTGGACGCGTCCAAGACGCCGACGGGGGCGTCGATGGTGGACTTCCGCGCGATGCTGCGGGGCGCGTTCGGGCTGTCGCGCGCGGCGGCCGAGCCGAGCGGCGACCGGTGGGACATCCGGCGCCGGCCGCGGCTCCTCATCATCTCCCGCAAGAACTCGCGCGCCTTCCTGAACGAGCGCGCCATGGCGGACATGGCCATGAGCCTCGGGTACGACGTGCGCGTGGGCGAGCCGGACACCAACACGGAGGTGTCCAGGTTCACCCGGCTGGTGAACTCGGCGGACGTGATGGTGGGCGTGCACGGCGCGGGGCTGACCAACATGCTCTTCCTCCCCACCGGCGCCGTGCTGATCCAGGTGATCCCCTACGGCGGGCTGGAGTGGCTCGCCCGCGGCACCTTCGAGGAGCCGTCCAAGGACATGCAGCTGCACTACATTGGGTACAAGATCCAGCTCGACGAGACGACGCTGAGCGAGCAGTACCCCAAAGACCACCCGGTGCTCACAGACCCGCTCTCCATCCACAAGCAAGGGTGGGAGGCGCTCAAGACGGTGTACCTGGAGAAGCAGAACGTGAGGCCGCACCTGGGCAGGCTCAAGCTCACGTTCCTGGAGGCGCTCAAGCTGCTGCCCCATGGACGCCAGGCCAAGGCCAACAACTGA